The sequence below is a genomic window from Chitinispirillales bacterium ANBcel5.
TACCGATGGAGTAGTAGATGTGAAAAACCACATGAGCATATCCGATGGGTACGATTGATTGATCCCTGAGACACCGTGCAAGAAGGGGGGAATTGTTTTTACAATTCCCTCTTTTTTTATCTGCTTGTTACAGGCATTCCGGTTGGCGCGATAATCTCCCCGGTATAGTATCGTGAATCGGAAGAGGCAAGAAAAACAAAGCTTGGTGCTATTTCGGCAGGTTGTGCAGGGCGCCCCCACAGTGACTCTGAGCCAAACTGTTCAACTTCCTTTCGCTCTCTTGTGGAGGGGATAAGCGGCGTCCACACCGGCCCGGGAGCCACACAGTTTACCCGTATGCCCTTTGGCGCAAGCTGCTGTGCCAGAGAGTAGGTTAAATTATGAATAGCAGCTTTGGTGCAGCTATAATCGATTAGCTGAGGATACCCCATCATTGCCACCACTGAACCCACATTTATTATACTGTCACCGGCCTTCATCTGTGAAAGGGTGGCCTGAGTGGTCCAGAAAAACGACATTATGTTGGTTTGAAATGTTTGATCAAGTTGTTCGGGAGTTATCTCCATAAAATCTTTTTTCTCTATATGGATAGCGGCGTTATTGACAAGAATGTTTATACCGCCAAATTTACGAACACTGCGTTCCACTAAGTTATGGCAAAACTGTGGATCTCTTATGTCGCCGCTTAAAGCCATACAATGGCGTCCCGCTTTTTCAACCCAATGAACCGTATCCTGGGCATCCTCGTGTTCATTAAAGTAGGAGATCACCACATCGGCTCCCTCTCTTGCATAGGCAATAGCAACCGCACGCCCGATCCCACTGTCCCCCCCGGTGATCAGTGCCACTTTGCCCTGAAGTTTCCCGCCACCCATATAGGAGTTTTCGCCATGATCGGCCCGGGGTTCCATATGCTGTTCAGTTCCGGGCCACTGCTGTGACTGGGGCTGCGGGGGGTGTTGTATCGATGCATCGTTACTTAAGGGGTTGAAATCAAGGTTTGATCCATGGTGAAGGTTTTCTTTCATGCAGGTTCTCCTTTAGTTTTGTTGGATGAGGTGTTATCTGCTGGTAAATGGTTGTCCTGTGGGAGCAAGTATCTCTCCTGTGCAGTATCTGCTGTCACTGGATGCCAGAAACACAAAACTGGGCGCGATTTCTGCCGGTTGCGCAGGGCGGCCCCAGAATGAGTTGGCACCAAATTTCCCCACATGGTTTATATCCCTTGTCGCGGGAATAAGGGGCGTCCACACAGGGCCGGGTGCAACACAGTTTACACGTATCCCACCGGGGGAAAACTGCTGTGAAAGTGATTTGGTAAGATTGTGAATCGCTGCCTTGGTGCAGCCATAATCAACCAGTGTTTTACTTCCCTTCAAAGCCACTACTGAGCCAACATTTATTATACTGTCTCCTGATTTCATCTGTGCAACAATACCCTGGGTGATCCAGAAGAAGGAGTAGACGTTTGTCTTAAATGTTTGCTCCAGTTGCTCTTTAGAGATTTGGGTAAAATCCTTTTGCTCTAAATGTACCCCAGCATTGTTTATTAGAATATTAACCCTTCCATACTGTTGCAGCGTTTTTGAAACAACATGTTTACAGTGATCATAGTCCTGGATATCACCATCGATTAAAAGGCACTTGCGTCCCGCCTTCGCGACCCACTCTTTTGTATCCCGGGCATCATCGTGTTCATTTAGATAGGATATAGCGATATCAGCCCCTTCCCGCGCAAAGGCAATTGCAACAGCTTTCCCTATTCCGCTGTCAGCACCGGTGATCAGTGCGACTTTCCCCTCAAGCTTTCCCCCACCCACATAGCTTTGCTCCCCGTGATCGGGCAATGGGTTAAGATGCTGATCGGTTCCCGGCCACTGCTGGCTCTGGGATGGCGGTGCGCCA
It includes:
- a CDS encoding SDR family oxidoreductase — encoded protein: MKENLHHGSNLDFNPLSNDASIQHPPQPQSQQWPGTEQHMEPRADHGENSYMGGGKLQGKVALITGGDSGIGRAVAIAYAREGADVVISYFNEHEDAQDTVHWVEKAGRHCMALSGDIRDPQFCHNLVERSVRKFGGINILVNNAAIHIEKKDFMEITPEQLDQTFQTNIMSFFWTTQATLSQMKAGDSIINVGSVVAMMGYPQLIDYSCTKAAIHNLTYSLAQQLAPKGIRVNCVAPGPVWTPLIPSTRERKEVEQFGSESLWGRPAQPAEIAPSFVFLASSDSRYYTGEIIAPTGMPVTSR
- a CDS encoding SDR family oxidoreductase, whose amino-acid sequence is MQEPLHHGSNLDFSPLNEDARLNGAPPSQSQQWPGTDQHLNPLPDHGEQSYVGGGKLEGKVALITGADSGIGKAVAIAFAREGADIAISYLNEHDDARDTKEWVAKAGRKCLLIDGDIQDYDHCKHVVSKTLQQYGRVNILINNAGVHLEQKDFTQISKEQLEQTFKTNVYSFFWITQGIVAQMKSGDSIINVGSVVALKGSKTLVDYGCTKAAIHNLTKSLSQQFSPGGIRVNCVAPGPVWTPLIPATRDINHVGKFGANSFWGRPAQPAEIAPSFVFLASSDSRYCTGEILAPTGQPFTSR